The stretch of DNA GGAAAGGATTAAGTTTGAAGGACTGACTAATATTCGTTTTATTGAGAGGGAGTGGGAAACAATTGATCCGGTTGCGAACGGTATATCAGGTAAGTTCGATCTAGTTTTTGCCTCGCTTACCCCCGGGGTGAGGGATGTGGATACCTTGATAAAGATGACTGATTGCTCTCGCGGCTGGTGTTTTCTGTGCAGTTTTGCGGGTCATCGTTTTACTCCGGCCCGGGAGGAGTTATGGCGATTGGTATTCGGCGAGAAAATGCCCCTGCCGGCATCCGATATTTTTTTCCCTCTGAACTATCTGTATACATCGGGTTATAGCCCTTCCTTCCAGGTATGGGCGGACGAATGGGATGAGGAGTTGTTGATAGAAGAAGCGGTATCAGGATTATATGATTTTCTTAGGGTTTACACGGAAATTACCCCGGAGGTTGAAAGTATGGTTAGAGGTTATGTGGAGCAACGGTCGGTAAATGGAACTTTTGTAGAAACAACCAGGGTGCGTTTGGGTATGCTTTTATGGCGAAAGTTTGAGCAATGGCCGACTTATTGTGAATAGTTATTGCTTGATTGAATGCCTGATATGATGATGCAAACATGTTGGCATAACGATGATCAACACGGGGTAGCGCTTAAAAAGGCTACTTGTTATATATTAAATTATCTTAAAAGGGGGGATTAATTTGGGTTATAAAAAAATAATTTATTTAATGTTATTAATTGTCCTGACTGGCTTACTTGGCGGTTGTGGCACCGGTGACCGGGGGCAAGCCGACGGGCATGAATTGGTAATCGGTATCGGGCGGGACTTTTATAACGGTGCCGAGAGCAGTAATTTTGTTCACGGCAGCACTTGCGTTTGGGAAAGCCTTACTTATCTCGATGAAAATTTGGAGCCCACACTGCAACTGGCCGAAAGACTGGTTTCCGATACAACGGCATCGGTGTGGACGGTTTACCTGCGCCAGGGTGTCAAGTTTCACGATGGTACACCGCTTGATGCTGACGCGGTGGTGAAGAGTATTAAACGATTAAAAGAACATGTCGAATTTGATGAATATGGAACCTTTGTCAATCTGGAAAAAGTTGAATCTGTGGGCGAGCGGGAAATAAAATGTACCTTTAACAAGCCTGAACCGGCCTTTCCGGCTAAAGTAGCCTACCACGGCTGCCCCATTTTCAGCCTGCAAAGCTTTGATGACGATGGCAAAATAACCTTTCCCCACGGTACGGGGCCGTTTAAGTTTGCCGAATATAAAAACGGTGAAGCTTTGGTAGTGACGCGTAACGATGAATACTGGGGTGACAAACCTAAGCTGGACAGGGTAATCTTTAAAATTATCCCCGATCCATCTACCCGTCTGGCCGCGCTGCAGGCAGGCGAAATACAGGCCGTGGCTGATGTGGGTGGCATACTGCCGGAACAGGTCCCGGTAATTGAGGGGGACGACGAACTAAATTTGTTTTCGTGCCCGGTAACGACAACCCACTACCTGCTTTTTAACAATCAAAAGCCGCCCTTTTACGATGCACGTCTGCGCCAAGCGGTGAGCCTGTCGCTGGATCGTCGGCAGCTGGTTAGGGAAGTGCTTAACGGTTATGGTGAACCTGCGGATACCATCTTTACTCCGCAGGCCAGAGCGTGGACGGTCGGGGGTTTATGGACAATAGATAAGAACAAGGCCCAAGAACTGGTTGCACAGGTTAATGCGAATACGCAGCGTCAAGTGGTCTTTGTAGTTAATTCAGCCCTGGCCAACCGCTGGCCGTACAAGCCAATTGCGGAAATACTGCAATCGGATCTCAAAACTTTCGGCTTTGAGGTGGAACTTAAGATGTTGGAAATGGGCGCCTGGAAAGAGGCGGTAGAAAAAGGTGAATATGACCTTACTTTAACACCGTATACATTGATGACCGGTGATCCGGACTTCTTCTTTGACAGTTTGATTCACTCCAAAGGGCTGATGAACATGCAGCGGGGTATTGGTTACAGCAGTTTGGAGGCAGACAGGTTGGTGGAGGTGGCCGCTGCCGAGCGGGAACCGGCTAAAAGGCAGCAATACTATAGCGAGCTGCAGCAGTTGGTTGCGCAGGATATGCCGCTATGTCCGGTCTATCATGATGTGTGCCTGTATGCAACCGCAAAAAATGTTCATAATTTAAAGCTTGATCCATTTTTTAAGCCGGAACTGGATAAAGCCTGGATTGAAAAAAGTAATTAGAATTTATAACTGTTAACTTGTTTTGTATCAGTAATGTATATTGCAGTCCAGTCAAATAATCTGTTCAATACGATTGTGTGGGAGATAAGAATACCACGTGTATTGGTGGCAGTGGCGGTGGGTATGGCCCTTGCAACCGCCGGTGCGGTATATCAGGGAACATTCAGGAACCCGCTGGTGGAGCCATTCGTTTTGGGAGTATCCGCCGGTGCGGCATTTGGCGCGGCATTGGCCATTGTGTTTCCGGGATATCTACCTGTTCAATTGTCAGCCTTTGTTTTTGGCATGATTAGCGTTACAGGCACTTATTCGCTGGCCAGAATTAGAGGACAAACCCCCCTGGCAACATTGATCCTGGCCGGCATAATCATGGCAGATAAGACTGGAGGTGCTTATCCTGATGTCTAATGTAGAACAATATCTTAGAAGGTTGGAGCTATCACAATCTTTGCGGGAACCCGTCATTAGAACTGCAATAGAATCATTACGGCTTCCTGTAGGAAGTTTCGGTTTGGATGTAGGCTGCGGAATTGGTTTATATACGTTATTGTTGGCGGAAGCGGTGGGGTCTGCCGGACACGTAATAGGTCTTGATATAACAAAAGAGTTCCTGGCCAAGGCACGCTCTTTATCATCGAAGTCCAATATAGGTAATAGAATTTCATTCAAGGAAGGTGACGCGTGTAAACTTCCGTTTGATGAAAACACTTTTGACTGGGCCGGCAGCATGGATTTTGCCGGTTACGCTCCTTTGGACCCGGTACTTTTATTGAAGGAAATGGGACGGGTCGTAAAACCGGAAGGACGGGTGTTTCTTTTGATATGGTCTTCTCAAAAGCTGCTTTCAGGGTTTCCTATGCTGGAGGCCAGGTTAAATGCGACCTCTTCAGGAATTGCTCCGTTTACCACGGCAATGAACCCCGAGTCTCATATGATGCGCGGGTTAGGGTGGTTTCGCCGGGCGGGCTTAATGGAACCGGAGGCTCGGACTTTCGTGAGGGATGTCTGCCCTCCCTTAGGTCCTGAAATTAGAACCGCATTGACCGATCTTTTTCAAATGCGTTGGGAAGAAGTTGATTCAGAAGTTTCGCCTGAAGATTGGGCGGAATATCAGCGTTTGTGTAGTCCGGATTTACCGGATTTTATACTGAATGTTCCTGATTATTACGCATTTTTCACATATACTTTATTTTGCGGCAGAGTTGTTTAAATCAAACCGAACGAAGGATGATGT from Desulfoscipio gibsoniae DSM 7213 encodes:
- a CDS encoding class I SAM-dependent methyltransferase, with the translated sequence MRKQNQYEKVSGRLLEPVFWEKAWNESRQDSLQARRREKTSSLDYWNRISGQFARRAGQQNTARRVERVLAWLDQHGVLQQGMEVLDIGAGAGVFTIPLARRGAKVTALEPAPAMLAVLQERIKFEGLTNIRFIEREWETIDPVANGISGKFDLVFASLTPGVRDVDTLIKMTDCSRGWCFLCSFAGHRFTPAREELWRLVFGEKMPLPASDIFFPLNYLYTSGYSPSFQVWADEWDEELLIEEAVSGLYDFLRVYTEITPEVESMVRGYVEQRSVNGTFVETTRVRLGMLLWRKFEQWPTYCE
- a CDS encoding iron chelate uptake ABC transporter family permease subunit; the encoded protein is MYIAVQSNNLFNTIVWEIRIPRVLVAVAVGMALATAGAVYQGTFRNPLVEPFVLGVSAGAAFGAALAIVFPGYLPVQLSAFVFGMISVTGTYSLARIRGQTPLATLILAGIIMADKTGGAYPDV
- a CDS encoding ABC transporter substrate-binding protein, which codes for MGYKKIIYLMLLIVLTGLLGGCGTGDRGQADGHELVIGIGRDFYNGAESSNFVHGSTCVWESLTYLDENLEPTLQLAERLVSDTTASVWTVYLRQGVKFHDGTPLDADAVVKSIKRLKEHVEFDEYGTFVNLEKVESVGEREIKCTFNKPEPAFPAKVAYHGCPIFSLQSFDDDGKITFPHGTGPFKFAEYKNGEALVVTRNDEYWGDKPKLDRVIFKIIPDPSTRLAALQAGEIQAVADVGGILPEQVPVIEGDDELNLFSCPVTTTHYLLFNNQKPPFYDARLRQAVSLSLDRRQLVREVLNGYGEPADTIFTPQARAWTVGGLWTIDKNKAQELVAQVNANTQRQVVFVVNSALANRWPYKPIAEILQSDLKTFGFEVELKMLEMGAWKEAVEKGEYDLTLTPYTLMTGDPDFFFDSLIHSKGLMNMQRGIGYSSLEADRLVEVAAAEREPAKRQQYYSELQQLVAQDMPLCPVYHDVCLYATAKNVHNLKLDPFFKPELDKAWIEKSN
- a CDS encoding methyltransferase domain-containing protein; its protein translation is MSNVEQYLRRLELSQSLREPVIRTAIESLRLPVGSFGLDVGCGIGLYTLLLAEAVGSAGHVIGLDITKEFLAKARSLSSKSNIGNRISFKEGDACKLPFDENTFDWAGSMDFAGYAPLDPVLLLKEMGRVVKPEGRVFLLIWSSQKLLSGFPMLEARLNATSSGIAPFTTAMNPESHMMRGLGWFRRAGLMEPEARTFVRDVCPPLGPEIRTALTDLFQMRWEEVDSEVSPEDWAEYQRLCSPDLPDFILNVPDYYAFFTYTLFCGRVV